Proteins encoded by one window of bacterium:
- the mtnA gene encoding S-methyl-5-thioribose-1-phosphate isomerase, translating into MIQPIRWQQQSLYLINQLKLPQSFIELEIKQAQDAAQAIKNMLVRGAPAIGITAAYGIVLAAKNLRALALDEAQSQLHAWFNKFAQTRPTAVNLFWALEKMQSCSQQSYPSTQAWFEALESMAVNIHQEDIEFCKKIGALGSLLLKESYKNKLNQNKKINILTHCNAGALATGAWGTALGVIRSAHQDKIINNVWVDETRPYLQGARLTAWELMQDNIPCTLITDNMASYFMQQQQVDAIIVGADRIAANGDTANKIGTYGLAVLARYHKIPFFVAAPSSTIDLATKTGAAIPIEQRSKQEVTHIGSHSIAPEGVNVAHPAFDVTPAKLINAIITEKAVVKENYEQELSKITQ; encoded by the coding sequence ATGATTCAACCCATTCGCTGGCAGCAACAGAGCTTGTATTTAATCAATCAATTAAAACTTCCGCAAAGTTTTATTGAACTTGAAATTAAACAAGCACAGGACGCTGCCCAGGCAATTAAAAACATGCTTGTGCGTGGAGCACCCGCCATTGGGATTACTGCCGCTTATGGCATTGTCCTGGCTGCAAAAAATTTACGTGCCTTGGCTTTGGATGAAGCTCAGTCTCAACTGCATGCCTGGTTTAATAAGTTTGCACAAACCAGACCTACTGCAGTTAATTTATTTTGGGCTTTGGAAAAAATGCAATCTTGCTCACAACAAAGTTACCCGTCAACCCAAGCTTGGTTTGAGGCCTTAGAATCTATGGCTGTAAATATTCATCAAGAAGACATTGAGTTTTGTAAAAAAATAGGCGCTTTGGGCAGCTTGCTTTTAAAAGAAAGCTATAAAAACAAACTTAACCAAAATAAAAAAATCAATATTCTGACCCATTGCAATGCTGGTGCTCTTGCTACAGGTGCCTGGGGCACTGCCTTAGGCGTAATTCGTAGTGCTCATCAAGATAAGATTATCAACAATGTTTGGGTAGATGAAACACGCCCGTATTTGCAAGGTGCTCGTTTAACCGCCTGGGAGCTCATGCAAGACAACATTCCCTGCACCTTAATAACCGATAATATGGCCAGCTACTTTATGCAACAACAGCAAGTCGATGCCATAATCGTTGGGGCAGACAGAATTGCCGCCAACGGTGATACAGCCAATAAAATTGGAACCTACGGCTTGGCTGTTTTGGCCCGCTACCATAAGATACCTTTTTTTGTTGCAGCACCCAGCTCTACCATTGACCTAGCAACAAAAACAGGTGCAGCCATCCCCATTGAACAACGATCAAAGCAAGAAGTCACACACATTGGATCACATTCAATAGCTCCAGAAGGTGTCAATGTAGCTCACCCAGCTTTTGATGTCACTCCAGCAAAACTGATCAATGCTATCATCACAGAAAAAGCTGTGGTAAAAGAAAACTATGAGCAAGAACTATCTAAAATTACGCAGTAA
- the gatB gene encoding Asp-tRNA(Asn)/Glu-tRNA(Gln) amidotransferase subunit GatB: MKYEAVIGLEVHAQLNTQTKLFCRCKNEYGQEANSATCPVCLGLPGALPKINQFAIEQAIKAGLALNCNIQLNSVFSRKNYFYPDLPKGYQISQFDKPLCLGGQVDIEVNEEAVGVVLERIHMEEDAGKLLHGDSSENKGGSLVDLNRAGVPLIEIVTTPCMNSAEQASTYLKKLRNILRYIDVCDGNMEEGSLRCDANVSIRPVGSQTLGTKVEVKNMNSFKHVQKAIEYEIERQSLALDNNEEIHQETRLWNPEKGISITMRSKEESNDYRYFPEPDLKALDIEQTWIEEIKENLAELPDAKKQRYIDDYGLPSYDAGVLTSDKDVAAFFEHALNALSVSEKNAKNLSNFVMAEVLRLCKELSVSINDLKFNAQDLAQLLKYVADGTINGKIAKDIVDTMAETGEKPQAIIESKGLKQLSDPKDIQPIIEQIIQNNPKQVEQYKSGKDKLFGFFVGQTMKETKGKANPGMVNQLLKDALK, encoded by the coding sequence ATAAAGTATGAAGCCGTTATCGGCCTAGAAGTTCACGCACAACTCAACACGCAAACCAAACTTTTTTGTCGGTGTAAAAATGAATATGGCCAAGAAGCCAACAGTGCAACCTGCCCTGTATGTTTAGGGCTTCCAGGGGCTTTGCCCAAAATCAATCAGTTTGCCATAGAACAAGCCATTAAAGCTGGTCTTGCCTTAAACTGCAATATCCAACTCAATTCTGTTTTTTCTAGAAAAAACTATTTTTATCCCGATTTACCCAAAGGCTATCAAATTTCACAATTTGACAAACCCCTATGCTTGGGTGGTCAAGTAGACATTGAAGTCAATGAAGAAGCCGTTGGTGTTGTTTTAGAAAGAATTCATATGGAAGAAGACGCTGGTAAGCTACTGCATGGCGATAGCTCTGAGAATAAAGGCGGCTCTTTGGTTGACTTAAATAGAGCCGGTGTTCCACTCATAGAAATTGTAACCACGCCCTGCATGAATTCTGCAGAACAAGCATCCACCTACCTTAAAAAACTGCGCAATATTCTTCGTTACATTGATGTTTGTGATGGCAACATGGAAGAAGGAAGTTTGCGTTGTGATGCCAATGTTTCTATACGTCCTGTTGGTTCTCAAACTTTAGGTACCAAAGTGGAAGTCAAAAACATGAACTCTTTTAAGCATGTGCAAAAAGCCATAGAATATGAAATTGAACGCCAAAGCCTGGCGCTTGATAACAATGAAGAGATCCATCAAGAAACTCGCCTTTGGAATCCAGAGAAAGGGATCAGCATTACCATGCGCAGTAAGGAAGAAAGCAATGATTATCGCTACTTTCCTGAACCTGATCTAAAAGCACTGGACATTGAACAAACATGGATTGAAGAAATTAAAGAAAACTTAGCAGAACTTCCAGATGCAAAGAAACAACGCTACATCGATGACTACGGTCTTCCTAGCTATGATGCAGGGGTATTAACCAGCGATAAAGATGTGGCTGCTTTTTTTGAACATGCTTTGAATGCTTTAAGCGTTTCAGAGAAAAATGCTAAAAATCTAAGCAACTTTGTCATGGCTGAGGTTTTACGCTTATGCAAAGAGCTTTCGGTCAGCATCAATGACTTAAAGTTTAATGCTCAAGACTTGGCACAACTTCTTAAGTATGTAGCTGACGGCACCATCAACGGTAAAATAGCCAAAGACATAGTTGATACTATGGCAGAGACCGGTGAAAAACCTCAGGCTATTATTGAAAGTAAAGGGCTCAAACAATTAAGTGACCCCAAAGACATCCAACCCATCATTGAACAAATCATCCAAAACAATCCTAAACAAGTTGAGCAATACAAAAGTGGCAAAGACAAGTTGTTTGGTTTTTTTGTTGGACAAACCATGAAAGAGACTAAAGGTAAAGCCAATCCTGGTATGGTCAACCAGCTATTAAAAGATGCTTTAAAATGA
- a CDS encoding penicillin-binding protein activator LpoB — protein sequence MKKNIVLMALVVFLGACVPKTSRVGVATDEPFSSTETSSKDLLTVTEKMAASLLELPQINNAKNPVKIAFVDVKNETNEIINKNLFIEKMRTMLMKNAKGKMVFLDREILAEINAERADKRAGEYTYSQQAKKLGADYFLTGKLSSIDKVGSGKRSTYTRYAFRLTNTETTAIVWEDDYEVKKVGSYGLYDR from the coding sequence ATGAAGAAAAATATAGTATTAATGGCATTGGTTGTTTTTTTGGGGGCGTGTGTTCCCAAAACATCACGCGTTGGCGTTGCAACGGATGAACCTTTTTCGAGTACAGAAACATCCAGTAAAGATTTGTTGACGGTAACAGAAAAAATGGCAGCTTCATTGCTAGAGTTACCGCAGATTAATAATGCAAAAAATCCGGTAAAAATTGCTTTTGTGGATGTTAAGAATGAAACCAATGAAATTATCAATAAAAATTTATTCATTGAAAAAATGCGCACCATGCTCATGAAAAATGCCAAAGGTAAAATGGTTTTTTTGGACAGAGAAATATTGGCTGAAATCAATGCTGAAAGAGCAGATAAAAGAGCAGGAGAATATACATACTCTCAGCAAGCTAAAAAGTTGGGTGCGGACTATTTTTTAACCGGTAAGTTATCTTCCATTGATAAAGTTGGAAGTGGCAAACGCTCAACCTATACTCGCTATGCTTTTAGACTGACCAATACAGAAACAACTGCCATTGTTTGGGAAGATGACTACGAAGTGAAGAAAGTTGGCTCTTACGGCCTTTATGATCGTTAA
- the gatC gene encoding Asp-tRNA(Asn)/Glu-tRNA(Gln) amidotransferase subunit GatC — translation MKKLNATDFEKLCKLAHLKFNEEKSEQLMHDCNQLLEHLERLNSVNTDNIDGDFKLPDHGPLPLNQDTVEPYFTPKEALSNAPSSQDNYFLVPDVISSKKQGDAS, via the coding sequence ATGAAAAAACTTAATGCAACTGACTTTGAAAAGCTTTGCAAGCTGGCTCACTTAAAGTTTAATGAAGAAAAATCAGAACAGCTGATGCATGATTGCAATCAGCTGCTAGAGCATCTAGAAAGACTGAATTCTGTCAATACCGATAACATTGACGGTGACTTTAAATTGCCCGATCATGGCCCACTGCCACTCAATCAAGATACCGTTGAGCCTTACTTTACGCCAAAAGAAGCTTTATCCAATGCACCGTCCAGTCAAGACAACTATTTCTTGGTTCCAGATGTAATCAGCAGCAAGAAACAAGGAGATGCATCATGA
- a CDS encoding tetratricopeptide repeat protein yields MIVKSYRIVLLCLVAVVLNSCSVGLPVKAVNDYYACSYDQAYDTFMAKAQTAKNKDKAVFYFAALSAAFSAQRYQDVVRIGSQLVDFSWSNQVGKKQGKASLLSAQALRYYKGEPFEKAMVSVYTGIALYQLGQYDNARASFAKANLAIANKYKKTGESDFALSLFLLAWMYAQQGEMDNARILLDKARARFPDNPYLKNLKQLQDNNLLVIQQRGLVPKKVTTGPGDSLVAWQQRSDERFASPSIRVNKLVKYDLFELGNLYYQATSKQATGQETVQAIKGTLREAAVITAVAASHENASKEAQWVALGAGLFAVANQSQADTRQWELLPEKFYMANIKLELGQYQIQSSMGHEYTVKITAKNPAKILFIQENACKPMGVKTQ; encoded by the coding sequence ATGATCGTTAAAAGTTACAGAATTGTTTTGTTGTGCTTGGTTGCTGTTGTCTTAAACAGCTGCTCTGTTGGCTTGCCTGTGAAAGCCGTGAATGATTATTATGCATGTTCGTATGATCAAGCTTATGATACTTTCATGGCTAAAGCGCAAACAGCAAAAAATAAAGATAAAGCCGTGTTTTATTTTGCAGCATTGAGCGCTGCTTTTTCTGCGCAGCGTTACCAAGACGTTGTCAGAATTGGTAGTCAGCTGGTTGATTTTTCATGGTCTAATCAGGTCGGTAAAAAGCAAGGTAAGGCTTCTTTATTGAGTGCACAAGCTTTACGGTACTATAAAGGTGAGCCATTTGAAAAAGCCATGGTCTCGGTTTATACAGGTATCGCTTTATATCAACTGGGACAGTATGATAATGCCAGAGCTTCTTTTGCCAAAGCCAACTTGGCCATTGCCAACAAATATAAAAAAACGGGTGAATCAGACTTTGCATTAAGTTTGTTTTTATTGGCTTGGATGTATGCACAGCAAGGTGAAATGGATAATGCTAGAATTCTTTTGGACAAGGCCAGAGCACGTTTTCCCGACAATCCTTATTTAAAAAACCTAAAGCAGTTGCAAGATAATAACCTATTGGTGATCCAACAAAGAGGTTTGGTGCCAAAAAAAGTGACAACAGGACCAGGCGATAGTTTGGTTGCTTGGCAACAAAGATCTGATGAACGTTTTGCTAGCCCGAGTATTCGCGTGAATAAACTTGTTAAGTATGACTTGTTTGAATTGGGAAATTTATACTATCAAGCCACCAGCAAACAGGCAACAGGACAAGAAACTGTGCAGGCGATAAAAGGAACTTTAAGAGAGGCGGCAGTTATAACTGCCGTAGCCGCTAGTCATGAAAATGCTAGTAAAGAGGCACAATGGGTTGCTCTGGGTGCCGGACTTTTTGCTGTGGCCAATCAAAGCCAAGCCGATACCCGGCAATGGGAACTTCTACCAGAAAAGTTTTATATGGCGAATATAAAGCTTGAGCTTGGTCAATACCAAATCCAGTCCAGTATGGGGCATGAATACACAGTAAAAATTACTGCTAAAAATCCGGCCAAAATTTTGTTTATCCAAGAAAATGCATGTAAACCAATGGGGGTAAAAACCCAGTGA
- a CDS encoding inorganic diphosphatase, with protein MNPWHDVTLGNTIPDCVPAIIEIPKDSKVKYELDKETGLIKVDRILFSSVHYPANYGFIPQTYCEDNDPLDILVLGQVLVYPRTLMMAKPIGLLKMLDQGEADDKIIAVHNDDPEYNHYESISELPPHRLSQVKNFFEEYKRLENKTVVVENFLDTDAAKQCILDAINLYKKTFNV; from the coding sequence ATGAACCCATGGCATGATGTAACTCTAGGAAACACTATCCCTGATTGTGTTCCTGCAATCATTGAAATCCCTAAAGACTCTAAAGTAAAATATGAGTTGGATAAAGAAACCGGACTAATTAAAGTTGACCGTATATTATTCAGTTCAGTCCATTATCCAGCCAATTATGGCTTTATTCCCCAAACCTACTGTGAAGACAATGACCCTTTAGATATTTTAGTTTTAGGCCAAGTTCTAGTATATCCCAGAACCTTAATGATGGCAAAACCCATAGGTTTACTTAAAATGTTAGATCAAGGTGAAGCCGATGATAAAATCATAGCTGTTCATAATGACGATCCAGAATACAATCACTATGAATCTATCTCTGAGTTACCACCACATCGCTTATCACAAGTTAAAAATTTTTTTGAAGAGTACAAACGTTTAGAAAATAAAACTGTTGTCGTAGAGAATTTTTTAGATACAGACGCTGCCAAACAATGTATCCTTGACGCTATCAATTTATACAAAAAAACCTTTAATGTTTAA
- the gatA gene encoding Asp-tRNA(Asn)/Glu-tRNA(Gln) amidotransferase subunit GatA, whose amino-acid sequence MINELNTLSIKKIQQAYAKKEFSATELTQAYLDKIKQENPNYNAFLQTQESQALEKAKFVDQQLKDNADSLPPMAGIPIAIKDNILQKDEICSAASQFLKSYKAQYSAHVIEKLQDNHAIILGRTNMDEFAMGSANKNSAFGPVKNPINPDHVPGGSSGGSACAVAANQSCVALGTDTGGSVRQPASFCGITALKPTYGRISRYGVIAFASSLDQVGPMGKTVEDVAYTYEAIAGYDQRDSKSLNHTVKKASDKLEKQDSLKDKVIGYSSAFFNHGVSDEVKDNFLQSLKHFESLGAHVQDIDLAHLHYGVSCYYVIAPAEASANLARYDGIRYTQRSDDSSSIANLISSSRSEFFGDEVCRRILLGTFVLSSGFYDAYYLKALKVRNLIQQDFIEAFKKVDYIATPTSPTTAFKLNQQNNDPLQKYLADMYTVPASIAGLPAISLPNGRSDNNLPFGIQLIGSYYTEDDLLTTAHVLEKAIGFHQQG is encoded by the coding sequence ATGATCAATGAGCTGAACACTTTGAGCATCAAAAAAATACAACAGGCCTATGCAAAAAAAGAGTTCAGTGCAACTGAACTCACCCAAGCTTACCTTGATAAGATCAAGCAAGAAAATCCAAATTACAATGCTTTTTTACAAACCCAAGAAAGCCAAGCTTTAGAAAAAGCAAAGTTTGTTGACCAACAACTCAAAGATAATGCCGATAGCTTACCGCCCATGGCTGGAATTCCTATTGCCATTAAAGATAACATTCTACAAAAAGATGAAATATGTTCGGCAGCCAGTCAGTTTTTAAAGTCTTACAAAGCACAGTACAGCGCACATGTAATTGAAAAACTGCAAGACAATCACGCCATTATTTTAGGCAGAACCAATATGGATGAGTTTGCTATGGGTTCAGCCAATAAAAACTCAGCCTTTGGACCGGTAAAAAACCCGATTAACCCTGATCATGTCCCCGGTGGCAGTAGCGGTGGCTCAGCATGCGCAGTAGCAGCCAATCAAAGCTGCGTTGCTTTAGGGACAGATACAGGAGGCTCTGTAAGACAGCCGGCTTCTTTTTGCGGAATCACCGCTTTAAAGCCAACGTATGGTCGCATCAGTCGCTATGGTGTTATCGCCTTTGCCTCCTCTTTAGACCAAGTTGGTCCAATGGGGAAAACAGTAGAAGATGTTGCCTATACTTATGAGGCCATAGCTGGCTATGATCAAAGAGACTCTAAGTCACTGAACCACACTGTAAAAAAAGCAAGCGATAAACTTGAGAAGCAAGATTCGCTCAAAGACAAAGTCATTGGTTACAGTTCTGCATTTTTTAATCATGGCGTTTCAGATGAAGTAAAAGATAATTTTTTACAAAGCCTTAAACATTTTGAAAGCTTGGGTGCGCATGTTCAAGACATAGATCTTGCTCACTTACACTATGGGGTATCTTGTTATTACGTTATTGCTCCAGCTGAAGCCTCTGCCAATTTGGCTCGCTATGATGGCATACGCTACACTCAAAGATCTGATGATAGTAGCAGCATTGCCAACTTGATTTCTTCTTCTCGTTCAGAATTTTTTGGTGATGAAGTATGTCGCAGAATATTATTGGGTACATTTGTGCTTAGCTCAGGTTTTTATGACGCTTACTACCTTAAAGCCTTAAAGGTTAGAAATTTAATTCAACAAGATTTTATAGAGGCTTTTAAAAAAGTAGACTATATTGCAACTCCTACCTCACCCACAACAGCGTTTAAGCTCAATCAACAAAACAACGATCCTTTACAAAAATACTTGGCAGACATGTACACAGTGCCGGCTTCTATCGCTGGTTTGCCGGCTATTTCATTGCCAAATGGGAGATCAGACAACAACCTACCTTTTGGCATACAGTTGATTGGATCTTACTATACTGAAGATGACTTATTAACAACTGCTCATGTATTAGAGAAAGCCATAGGATTCCATCAACAAGGATAA